CCACGTGCTTCATCAGCGGGCACCATAAAAAGAACAGTATCCACTTCACGAAGGGTACTATAGGCAGATTCGACCATGAAATCTCCTAGAGCTGTTTTAGGCTTGTGAATCCCTGGCGTGTCGATAAAGACGATTTGCTCCTTATCGGTCGTGTAAATTCCCATGATTTTGTTGCGCGTTGTCTGCGCCTTGTCACTCATAATTGCAATCTTTTGCCCCATAACGTGATTTAAAAAGGTTGACTTCCCAACATTGGGACGTCCTAAAATGGCTACAAAGCCTGATTTAAAAGTCATAATTTCCTCTTACTGTTTAAAATAATAAATCCCAGATTCGTGGGAGAAAAATCAATGCGCCTGTTAAGGCTGCGAAAAGAGAGACCACTAATACCGCGCCAGCCGCCATATCCTTGGCATTTTTAGCCAGCATGGAAAAGTGATAGTGACTGGCTAAATCCACCACATTTTCGATAGCAGAATTGATAATTTCAAAGGCTACTACCAAGAAAATACTCAATAGGAGAAAGAGCCATTCGATTCGTGACACCTGAAAAACAAAACCTGCGAAGATGACCACTAGAGCCGTCACTGCATGTTTTCGCATATTACGTTCTTCCTTGATAGCAGTAAATATCCCTGTGAGAGCAAATTCTAAACTGGATATCAGGTCACGATTTTTCCATTTTCGTTTATTGTCTTGTGAGTCCATAGGCTGTCAAAATTTCTTCTTGTAAACCGAACATCTCCGCTTCTTCTTCCGGAGTGTAGTGATCATAGCCGTTAATA
Above is a genomic segment from Streptococcus sp. SN-1 containing:
- a CDS encoding diacylglycerol kinase family protein; amino-acid sequence: MDSQDNKRKWKNRDLISSLEFALTGIFTAIKEERNMRKHAVTALVVIFAGFVFQVSRIEWLFLLLSIFLVVAFEIINSAIENVVDLASHYHFSMLAKNAKDMAAGAVLVVSLFAALTGALIFLPRIWDLLF